In a genomic window of Peptoclostridium acidaminophilum DSM 3953:
- a CDS encoding ABC transporter permease, producing the protein MKKESKIKNWSDYMDFNIKRILAIIKKEFSQIKRDKRTIAIIIMLPIMELLLFGYAASTSVDHIPTVVLNNDIGSESRALLDNLSNSQYFDLDYHVTSMEDVKKYIDYGYAKAGFVIPPDFSEDIEKEKTAQIQLIVDGTDPTTAQTILSSAGGVFQSMSVEIIQETVGTAMSQPLDLMSRVWYNPDMSSINFNIPGLIGVILQTVTLMLTSFSIVRERERGTMEQLLVTPITNMELMIGKIIPYVIIGFVDIVLALALSVFWFRVPIAGSIILLLIFSTVFLFGALGVGLIISIISKSQLQAMQLSMFMIMPNLLLSGYMFPREAMPNAIYGLSTVLPLTYFIKVLRGIILKGNGFIELYKEFVILVAFGMAFLFIATIKFKKKID; encoded by the coding sequence ATGAAAAAAGAAAGCAAAATAAAAAATTGGAGTGATTATATGGATTTTAATATAAAAAGAATATTGGCAATTATTAAAAAGGAATTTTCTCAAATCAAAAGAGATAAAAGAACTATTGCAATTATTATAATGCTGCCAATCATGGAATTGCTGTTGTTTGGATATGCTGCATCTACCAGCGTTGATCATATTCCTACTGTAGTACTTAATAATGATATAGGAAGCGAAAGTAGGGCGTTATTAGATAATCTTTCTAATTCTCAATATTTTGATTTAGATTATCATGTTACAAGTATGGAAGACGTAAAAAAATATATAGATTATGGTTATGCTAAAGCAGGATTCGTTATTCCGCCGGATTTTTCAGAAGATATAGAGAAAGAGAAAACAGCGCAAATCCAATTAATAGTGGATGGAACAGACCCGACAACAGCACAAACAATATTGTCAAGTGCCGGAGGAGTATTCCAGTCTATGTCTGTTGAAATAATTCAAGAAACAGTAGGTACTGCTATGTCTCAACCTTTAGATTTAATGAGCAGAGTATGGTACAATCCAGATATGAGCAGCATCAACTTTAATATACCGGGTCTGATAGGCGTAATATTGCAAACAGTTACCCTCATGCTTACTTCTTTTTCAATTGTCAGAGAAAGAGAAAGAGGCACGATGGAACAGCTTCTAGTGACACCAATAACTAATATGGAACTTATGATTGGTAAAATTATTCCTTATGTAATCATTGGTTTTGTAGATATTGTATTAGCACTTGCACTAAGCGTGTTTTGGTTTCGTGTGCCGATTGCAGGGAGTATAATCTTATTATTGATTTTTTCAACAGTATTTTTATTTGGAGCTCTTGGCGTAGGTCTTATCATATCTATAATATCCAAGAGCCAGCTTCAGGCAATGCAATTGTCTATGTTCATGATAATGCCAAATTTATTGCTATCAGGATATATGTTTCCAAGAGAAGCTATGCCGAATGCAATATATGGACTTAGCACAGTTCTTCCATTAACATATTTTATAAAGGTGCTAAGAGGAATAATTCTAAAAGGAAATGGATTTATCGAATTGTATAAAGAGTTTGTTATATTAGTTGCGTTTGGAATGGCATTCCTTTTCATAGCAACAATAAAATTCAAAAAGAAAATTGATTGA
- a CDS encoding Crp/Fnr family transcriptional regulator → MGMEMKKLIPLIQATRLFASFSREDLASLFECGKYSISRHPKNSIIYFESEKCQSLDVILIGKIIIQRIDENGNALTIVDFHPSDSMGGNLLFSRNPFYPMTVISKTDATILQIKKELVLSLCQLNENFLHEFLSCISDKTIILTNKIKTISQKSIRNSVIDFLRYEYLIQKKAHIMLGTSKKDLAERLGIQRTSLSRELNKMRTDGLIEFDSHSITILDLNIIR, encoded by the coding sequence ATGGGTATGGAAATGAAGAAACTAATACCTTTGATACAAGCTACAAGGCTGTTTGCAAGTTTTTCCCGTGAAGATCTCGCTTCACTGTTTGAATGCGGTAAATATTCAATATCTCGACATCCCAAAAACAGCATAATTTATTTCGAAAGTGAGAAATGCCAATCGCTTGATGTAATACTTATCGGCAAGATTATAATCCAAAGAATAGACGAAAATGGCAATGCACTGACAATAGTTGATTTTCATCCGAGCGACAGTATGGGTGGCAATCTACTTTTTTCAAGAAATCCCTTTTATCCTATGACAGTCATTTCAAAAACTGATGCAACAATACTCCAAATAAAAAAAGAGCTTGTGCTCAGTCTCTGCCAGTTGAATGAAAATTTTTTACATGAATTTTTGTCATGTATTTCAGATAAAACTATTATACTTACTAATAAAATTAAAACCATATCCCAAAAATCAATAAGAAACTCAGTAATCGACTTTCTCAGATACGAATATCTGATACAAAAAAAAGCCCATATAATGCTTGGTACGAGCAAAAAGGATCTGGCAGAGAGGCTGGGCATACAGCGCACCTCACTTTCTCGCGAACTAAACAAAATGAGAACTGACGGACTAATCGAATTTGATTCACATTCCATAACTATACTTGATTTAAACATCATCAGATAG
- a CDS encoding DUF6448 family protein, giving the protein MDILQVMGVFIITLTIILFMPVKANAHCDTMDGPTAIDGRKALETNNINYALKWITSDYEDELRRIFEKCVKVRALSPEAQELADMYFLENLVRIHRAGEGAPFEGLKPSGTPIDKKVAAADKSVEIGNLSPLEGLVSPEEMHELKGRFEKVMSLKNFDVNDVEAGRKYIEAYVSFFKTAEGEEHEHGSRHSHGHGH; this is encoded by the coding sequence ATGGATATATTACAAGTTATGGGAGTATTTATAATAACTTTAACTATCATTCTGTTTATGCCTGTTAAGGCAAATGCTCATTGTGATACGATGGATGGGCCTACAGCAATTGACGGAAGGAAGGCGCTAGAAACAAACAATATAAATTATGCATTGAAGTGGATTACATCAGACTATGAAGACGAATTGCGAAGAATATTTGAGAAATGTGTAAAAGTCAGAGCGCTTAGTCCTGAAGCTCAGGAGCTTGCTGACATGTATTTTCTTGAGAACTTGGTTAGAATCCATAGGGCAGGGGAAGGGGCGCCATTTGAAGGATTAAAACCATCAGGAACACCAATCGATAAAAAAGTAGCTGCAGCAGACAAAAGTGTAGAAATTGGTAATCTATCTCCGCTAGAAGGATTAGTATCTCCAGAAGAAATGCACGAGTTAAAAGGAAGATTCGAAAAGGTCATGTCTCTTAAGAATTTTGATGTGAATGATGTTGAGGCAGGAAGAAAATATATAGAAGCCTATGTAAGTTTCTTTAAAACTGCAGAAGGGGAAGAGCACGAGCATGGGTCTAGACACAGCCATGGACATGGGCATTAA
- a CDS encoding HNH endonuclease gives MASVRNIKAEVERLLWGIAAGRCEFEGCNKVLYQHEVTGDTENYAQKAHIYAVSPGGARFCPDSEDFKNSVKNLMLVCPQCHITIDRNEQKYTPELLFEMKRRHEERIFKLTSIGAELHSHMVYYTANIAGTNMAVNDGDARNALALFGRYPSDISPIELGQRGNFVEDNEEDFFISNSKNLYRAVKARILDVVSEGESIALFPLAPQPLLMYLGRLLNDKYNVAVFQCHRREQDKWRWNDTDEQVRFRSILPDDASASSKIALVFSLSSTISFNRIKSVLGNDVLIYSVTIDLPNRTFVTNSAVMDEFVTKSREVMEVIKQRHGKDTDIHVFPAMPASLAVRFGMDYMSKTDSKLVIYDEQPEKGFVYALTVGGNNER, from the coding sequence ATGGCATCTGTTCGAAATATAAAAGCTGAAGTTGAAAGACTACTTTGGGGCATTGCGGCGGGACGCTGCGAGTTTGAGGGTTGCAACAAAGTTCTTTATCAACATGAGGTTACTGGGGATACTGAAAACTATGCTCAAAAAGCACACATTTATGCAGTTAGTCCTGGCGGTGCGAGATTTTGTCCCGATAGTGAAGACTTTAAAAATAGCGTAAAAAATTTAATGCTGGTTTGTCCTCAATGCCATATAACCATCGATAGGAATGAGCAAAAATACACGCCAGAACTTCTATTTGAAATGAAACGTAGACACGAGGAACGTATATTCAAGCTAACGAGTATCGGTGCAGAATTGCACAGCCATATGGTTTACTATACCGCCAATATCGCAGGAACAAATATGGCAGTAAATGACGGGGATGCAAGAAACGCTTTAGCCTTGTTTGGACGATACCCCTCGGACATTTCACCTATTGAATTAGGACAAAGAGGAAATTTTGTTGAGGATAACGAAGAGGACTTTTTTATAAGTAACTCAAAGAATCTTTATCGTGCAGTAAAGGCAAGGATTCTTGATGTTGTTTCCGAAGGTGAAAGCATAGCACTGTTTCCGTTGGCCCCACAGCCATTGCTGATGTACCTTGGACGATTGCTTAATGATAAATACAATGTAGCAGTATTCCAATGTCATCGGCGTGAACAGGACAAATGGCGATGGAATGACACTGATGAGCAGGTTCGGTTTCGCTCAATATTACCAGATGATGCTTCAGCCTCTTCTAAAATAGCACTTGTATTCTCGTTAAGCAGCACAATTTCCTTCAATAGGATAAAATCAGTATTAGGGAATGATGTGTTGATATATTCTGTCACTATAGATTTACCTAACAGAACTTTTGTTACTAACTCAGCTGTCATGGATGAATTCGTTACAAAATCTCGCGAGGTTATGGAGGTTATTAAGCAAAGGCACGGAAAAGACACGGACATACATGTTTTCCCAGCAATGCCCGCCTCATTGGCCGTTCGCTTTGGTATGGACTATATGAGTAAAACTGATAGCAAACTTGTAATTTATGACGAGCAACCAGAAAAAGGATTCGTCTATGCTTTAACAGTTGGAGGTAACAATGAACGATAA
- a CDS encoding nucleotidyltransferase, whose amino-acid sequence MNDKQLNDLFLRIAEELDISDTLFERAETSYQALGEYINNNCDCSVNLYTQGSFRLGTVIRPLSDEDEYDLDLASEVTNQSIITPKNLKNMIGDILRDSKRYSSKLEEKKRCWRIEYSDEAQFHMDITPAIPDKTATDSILVTNKKDDASYSFIVSNPKGYSDWFEKRKATTEIIRKAALFEAAGVEPVKTKNNKVKLPLQRAIQILKRHRDKMFEFNPENKPISIIITTLAAKAYNGEMGVYDAVKIILETMSTFISAEGGYYYIPNPSNPQENFADKWNSEPVKAEMFFDWLERAKKDIVIVTPTILDDYTVLEESLGETVIGRAVSKTTSITHDSNLPAIEYNSPVIKNALSVPHRQKPPFQLPKYKVLGIKAMVTINGNSYAYKNNGTPIPKNSGIDFSLIVSPKRLKGGYTVKWQVVNTGDEAQFADSLRGGFETEINSTKRHEDTQYRGTHYVQAFLLKRGKCIAMSTEFIVNIQ is encoded by the coding sequence ATGAACGATAAACAACTAAATGACTTGTTCTTACGCATTGCCGAAGAACTCGATATTTCAGATACACTTTTTGAAAGAGCAGAGACAAGTTATCAGGCGCTTGGTGAATACATCAACAATAACTGCGATTGTTCTGTGAATCTGTACACACAAGGGTCTTTTAGACTTGGTACGGTTATTCGTCCACTGAGCGACGAGGATGAATATGATTTAGACCTTGCTTCCGAAGTGACGAACCAATCTATTATCACGCCTAAGAACCTTAAAAATATGATAGGTGATATTCTGCGCGATTCTAAGCGTTACTCGTCAAAGTTAGAAGAGAAAAAGCGTTGTTGGCGTATTGAATACTCAGATGAGGCTCAATTCCATATGGATATTACGCCGGCTATCCCTGACAAGACAGCGACAGACTCCATCCTTGTCACAAATAAAAAGGACGATGCTTCATATTCGTTTATCGTCAGCAATCCGAAGGGGTATTCTGACTGGTTCGAAAAACGCAAAGCTACTACTGAGATAATTCGGAAAGCGGCATTATTTGAAGCTGCTGGGGTTGAACCTGTCAAAACAAAAAACAATAAGGTCAAGTTGCCGTTGCAGCGAGCTATCCAGATTCTAAAGCGACATCGAGATAAAATGTTTGAATTCAATCCCGAAAATAAACCCATATCTATTATCATAACAACGCTCGCAGCAAAGGCTTACAACGGCGAGATGGGTGTTTATGATGCCGTGAAGATAATCCTTGAAACTATGTCTACATTTATTAGTGCAGAAGGTGGATATTACTACATACCGAATCCAAGCAATCCGCAAGAAAATTTTGCGGATAAATGGAATAGCGAGCCTGTGAAAGCAGAGATGTTTTTTGACTGGCTAGAAAGGGCGAAAAAAGATATTGTTATAGTTACTCCGACAATTCTTGATGATTACACCGTTCTTGAAGAATCACTCGGTGAAACTGTAATAGGCAGAGCTGTTTCAAAAACAACTTCAATTACCCACGATTCAAATCTCCCGGCTATTGAATACAATAGCCCAGTTATAAAAAATGCCCTAAGTGTGCCACACAGGCAAAAGCCCCCTTTCCAATTGCCCAAATATAAGGTTCTTGGTATTAAAGCAATGGTTACTATAAATGGCAACTCATATGCTTATAAAAATAATGGAACGCCAATACCCAAAAACAGTGGAATTGACTTTAGCCTAATTGTGTCGCCCAAACGGTTGAAAGGTGGATATACTGTAAAATGGCAGGTTGTCAATACCGGTGATGAAGCACAGTTTGCTGATAGCCTACGCGGAGGATTCGAAACAGAAATCAACTCAACTAAGCGACATGAAGACACCCAATATCGAGGAACTCATTATGTTCAAGCGTTCCTTTTGAAACGCGGCAAATGCATAGCGATGTCAACAGAGTTCATAGTGAATATTCAGTAA
- a CDS encoding helix-turn-helix domain-containing protein gives MLKNNIEKDIKIKCVEADITQSALAEKIGKTVQYVNRIVKKDEGVINKTFLQMMEGLGYDIRLTYEKREENIDE, from the coding sequence ATGCTAAAAAACAACATTGAAAAAGATATCAAAATAAAATGTGTTGAAGCTGATATAACACAATCTGCTTTGGCCGAAAAAATAGGAAAAACCGTACAGTATGTGAATCGTATCGTGAAGAAAGATGAGGGTGTTATAAATAAAACCTTTCTTCAAATGATGGAAGGATTAGGTTATGACATAAGACTCACCTATGAAAAACGGGAGGAGAATATCGATGAATAA